One window of the Verrucomicrobiota bacterium genome contains the following:
- the betC gene encoding choline-sulfatase, which translates to MRKKTPNILLIMADQLAAKYSGAYGHPLVKTPHLDALAEKGVLFKEAYSNCPICAPSRASFCSGKLVSNIGVYDNGAELPASTPTFMHQLKRAGYRTWLSGKMHFIGPDQHHGFDRRLTTDIYPSGFNWTPDWRQSPCPNPGSAVDQLKDSGLCTWSLQLDYDEETHFRTLGALQDLARLQDDDTPFFLAASYTHPHDPFYTTQEWWDMYEHPSIDMPKPGSCNIEDMHPYDQWLQTHHMVDQHPPTEAHILNSRHAYYGMVSYFDSKVGELVHELKRLGLAENTLVIVTSDHGEMLGEHGMWFKRTCYDASVRVPLIISGTDFVKGGRTITNTVSLVDLFPTLMEWSGLEDATAIAETLDGHSMKGIIADDGESWDHPAICEYYSEGVCQPVRMAVKDQLKYIYVHKEEPQLYDLSMDPDETTNYIHEPNYQSRLEVLKKAVHENWDPEQQTTRVLESQRNRRMINDAINPTTHRRWDVQPDFDPSKQYVRQDNCPISSAKRRYTKTEK; encoded by the coding sequence TTGCGTAAGAAAACTCCCAATATCCTGTTGATCATGGCCGACCAGTTGGCGGCAAAATATTCAGGGGCCTACGGACATCCGTTGGTGAAAACCCCCCACTTGGATGCCCTGGCGGAAAAAGGAGTTCTCTTTAAGGAAGCCTATTCCAATTGCCCCATTTGCGCCCCTTCCCGGGCAAGTTTTTGTTCCGGAAAACTGGTCTCCAACATCGGCGTCTACGATAATGGCGCCGAGTTGCCGGCTTCCACCCCCACGTTCATGCACCAATTAAAGCGTGCGGGTTACAGAACCTGGTTATCGGGGAAAATGCATTTTATCGGACCCGACCAGCACCACGGATTTGACCGTCGCCTCACCACGGACATTTATCCCTCCGGCTTTAATTGGACACCGGACTGGAGACAAAGCCCCTGTCCCAACCCGGGCTCCGCTGTTGATCAGTTAAAAGACTCAGGATTGTGCACATGGAGCCTCCAACTGGATTATGATGAGGAAACGCACTTCCGCACCCTGGGAGCATTGCAGGACCTCGCACGTCTCCAGGATGATGATACGCCTTTTTTCCTCGCAGCAAGTTACACCCATCCCCATGACCCTTTTTACACCACTCAAGAGTGGTGGGACATGTACGAGCACCCAAGCATCGACATGCCTAAACCAGGGTCATGCAACATCGAGGACATGCATCCCTACGACCAATGGCTGCAAACCCACCACATGGTGGACCAACACCCTCCCACTGAAGCACACATCCTAAACTCCAGACATGCTTATTACGGTATGGTCAGTTATTTTGATTCCAAAGTCGGCGAGTTGGTCCATGAACTCAAACGCCTGGGTCTGGCAGAGAACACCCTCGTCATTGTCACCTCTGACCACGGAGAAATGTTGGGCGAACATGGCATGTGGTTCAAGCGGACTTGTTACGATGCATCCGTGCGAGTGCCGCTTATCATCTCTGGAACGGATTTTGTCAAAGGTGGAAGAACCATCACGAACACCGTCAGCCTGGTGGACCTCTTCCCCACCCTTATGGAATGGTCTGGTTTGGAGGATGCGACGGCAATCGCTGAAACCTTGGATGGCCATAGCATGAAAGGCATTATCGCGGACGATGGCGAATCGTGGGACCATCCGGCCATTTGTGAATATTATTCCGAAGGCGTATGCCAGCCCGTGAGAATGGCCGTCAAAGACCAGCTCAAATATATCTATGTTCATAAGGAAGAACCGCAATTATATGATTTATCCATGGATCCGGATGAAACCACCAACTACATCCATGAGCCAAATTATCAGTCGCGTCTCGAAGTCCTCAAAAAGGCTGTTCATGAAAACTGGGATCCCGAACAGCAAACAACCCGGGTGCTGGAAAGCCAACGGAACCGCCGCATGATCAATGATGCCATCAATCCGACAACGCATCGCAGGTGGGATGTACAGCCGGATTTCGATCCATCCAAACAATACGTTCGCCAGGATAACTGTCCCATAAGCAGCGCGAAGAGACGGTACACGAAAACCGAAAAATAA